A single genomic interval of Romboutsia ilealis harbors:
- a CDS encoding SbcC/MukB-like Walker B domain-containing protein: MRPIKLTISAFGPYASKQVIDFEELKGRNIFVISGKTGAGKTTIFDAISYALYGEASGESRETDSLRSHFADDNTETYVELEFELRGQRYIVNRVPKQKKKKARGEGYTEKSADATLTLPDGKVITKVKNVTDKIIEILGITRDQFKQIVMLAQGEFKKLLLADSVEREGIFRKIFNTYDFEKIQIELKDKAANLSKNRTKSKHEMEINLKNIKGEHDIVIGEYVDFPLVIENLKDLLERDNNIYKTLNEEGKEVDNKLQVKNQEKAIIETNNNLLKEKDIIAKDLEEHLSKEDEYKNKAKTIIDGKNAKEVKYIEDKLIENNKKLAKREEDYNISLRNIDFLKLKQEEANKLLQIEESKAYEREKLSVEINNLNKLEEKIIELDSLNNKVIQLKQNVENSKLQIINNKKATEELKKSKEEKELQLKDIDTLGTKKVELESDIKSKTKTLDEVRELFKVIISFQNTYIEHNNKVNEYKAFELEYKKVKENYEAMDDLYKKEQAGILASKLQENEPCPVCGSTNHPNKATIKNGLKIPTKEDLDLVKENLDKLEKENQEKINNLTVLNSNKTNYLEQVNKHLSMLSSNLNIDKNFNLETAQVVKNLGTELKSVIDNLKEELLKVIDKISLKEKIEKEVSAIIATINENEQSLIKLEESEKNCTTELTQNSTKIDEYKKEIPENITDVKTLNNLIETKTKELNISKEKLAKLRLENEDLVKKLEGENSTSKEIKKSIEELKLEIANNQANFNEAIEKQGFDNIQTYENAKLQISMVESLEKEVENYNSELKLTKAKHEDIINKTKDIVFMDISTIDEEIKSIQNNKRELESKLRDLHSIIDNNKTILKNVENLNIEFKEIEEEYKVVGELADLANGKKAPYISFERYILASYFEDIIEAANIRLEKMTGDRFSLIRKTSKSKGAGQKGLELEIYDNYTDSSRDVSSLSGGESFKASLSLALGLSDIVQSNAGGVSLDTMFVDEGFGTLDPQSLDNAIDSLLELQRGGRLVGIISHVEELKERIDAKLEVISTSKGSKVKFNIL; encoded by the coding sequence GTGAGACCAATAAAATTAACAATAAGTGCATTTGGACCTTATGCATCTAAGCAAGTTATAGATTTTGAAGAATTAAAAGGTAGAAATATATTTGTTATATCGGGAAAAACTGGAGCGGGAAAGACAACTATATTTGATGCTATAAGCTATGCTTTATATGGAGAAGCAAGTGGAGAAAGTAGAGAAACTGATTCTTTAAGAAGTCACTTTGCTGATGATAATACAGAAACTTATGTAGAATTAGAATTTGAACTTAGAGGTCAAAGGTATATAGTAAACAGAGTACCTAAGCAAAAGAAGAAAAAAGCTAGAGGTGAGGGTTATACGGAAAAGTCAGCTGATGCTACTTTAACCTTACCAGATGGAAAGGTAATAACTAAGGTAAAGAATGTTACTGATAAAATAATAGAAATATTAGGTATAACTAGAGATCAATTTAAACAAATTGTGATGCTTGCACAAGGTGAATTTAAAAAGCTATTATTAGCTGATTCTGTAGAGAGAGAAGGAATATTTAGAAAAATATTTAATACTTATGACTTTGAAAAAATACAAATAGAGCTTAAAGATAAAGCAGCAAATCTTAGTAAAAATAGAACTAAAAGCAAACATGAAATGGAAATTAATTTAAAAAATATAAAAGGGGAACATGATATAGTAATAGGAGAATATGTAGATTTCCCTTTAGTTATAGAAAATTTAAAAGATTTATTAGAAAGAGATAATAATATTTATAAAACTCTTAATGAAGAAGGAAAAGAAGTAGACAATAAGCTACAAGTTAAAAATCAAGAGAAAGCTATTATAGAAACTAATAATAATTTGCTTAAAGAAAAAGATATTATTGCAAAAGATTTAGAAGAACATCTATCAAAGGAAGATGAATATAAAAATAAAGCAAAAACTATAATAGATGGAAAAAATGCAAAAGAAGTAAAATACATAGAAGACAAGCTTATAGAAAATAATAAAAAATTAGCTAAAAGAGAAGAAGATTATAATATAAGTTTAAGAAATATAGATTTCCTAAAATTAAAACAAGAAGAAGCAAATAAGCTTTTGCAAATAGAAGAAAGTAAAGCATATGAGAGAGAAAAGTTAAGTGTAGAGATAAATAATCTTAATAAATTAGAAGAAAAGATTATAGAACTAGATAGCCTTAATAATAAGGTGATACAGTTAAAACAAAATGTAGAAAATAGTAAGTTGCAAATAATAAATAATAAAAAGGCAACTGAGGAACTAAAAAAATCTAAAGAGGAAAAAGAACTTCAGTTAAAAGATATAGATACTTTGGGAACTAAAAAAGTAGAACTAGAAAGTGATATAAAATCAAAAACAAAAACTTTAGATGAAGTAAGGGAATTATTTAAAGTTATTATAAGTTTTCAAAATACTTATATAGAACATAATAATAAAGTTAATGAATATAAAGCATTTGAACTTGAGTATAAAAAAGTAAAAGAAAATTATGAAGCAATGGATGACTTATACAAAAAAGAACAGGCGGGAATACTTGCAAGTAAGTTACAAGAAAATGAGCCATGCCCTGTATGTGGGTCCACAAATCATCCAAATAAAGCCACTATAAAAAATGGCTTAAAAATACCGACTAAAGAAGATTTAGATCTAGTTAAAGAAAACTTAGACAAACTGGAAAAAGAAAATCAAGAAAAAATAAATAATCTTACAGTTTTAAACTCAAATAAAACAAATTACTTAGAACAAGTTAATAAGCATTTAAGCATGTTATCATCTAATTTAAATATAGATAAAAACTTTAACTTAGAAACTGCTCAAGTAGTTAAAAATTTAGGTACAGAGTTAAAAAGTGTAATAGATAACTTAAAAGAAGAATTATTAAAAGTTATAGATAAAATATCTTTAAAAGAAAAAATAGAAAAAGAAGTATCGGCTATAATAGCTACAATTAATGAAAACGAACAAAGCTTAATAAAACTTGAAGAAAGTGAAAAAAATTGTACAACAGAACTTACACAAAATTCTACTAAAATAGATGAGTATAAAAAAGAAATACCAGAAAATATAACTGATGTAAAAACTTTAAATAATTTAATAGAAACTAAGACTAAGGAACTAAATATAAGTAAAGAAAAATTAGCAAAACTAAGACTTGAAAATGAAGACTTAGTTAAAAAATTAGAAGGTGAAAATTCTACTTCTAAAGAGATAAAAAAATCAATAGAAGAATTAAAGTTAGAAATAGCTAACAATCAAGCTAACTTTAATGAAGCTATAGAGAAACAAGGATTTGATAATATACAAACTTATGAAAATGCTAAGCTACAAATATCAATGGTAGAAAGCTTAGAAAAAGAAGTTGAAAATTACAACTCGGAGCTTAAATTAACAAAGGCTAAGCATGAAGATATAATAAATAAAACTAAAGATATAGTATTTATGGATATATCTACAATAGATGAAGAAATAAAATCTATACAAAATAATAAAAGAGAACTAGAAAGTAAACTAAGAGATTTACATTCTATAATAGATAACAATAAAACAATACTTAAAAATGTTGAAAATCTTAATATAGAGTTTAAAGAAATAGAAGAAGAATATAAAGTAGTAGGAGAGTTAGCAGATTTAGCTAATGGTAAAAAGGCTCCATATATATCATTTGAAAGATATATACTAGCATCTTACTTTGAAGATATAATAGAAGCTGCTAATATAAGGCTAGAAAAAATGACAGGAGATAGATTCTCATTAATAAGAAAAACATCTAAGAGTAAAGGTGCAGGTCAAAAAGGACTAGAGCTTGAAATATATGATAATTATACTGATAGCTCAAGAGATGTAAGCTCACTATCTGGAGGAGAAAGTTTTAAAGCATCATTATCATTAGCATTAGGTCTTTCTGATATAGTACAATCAAATGCAGGAGGAGTATCTCTTGATACTATGTTTGTAGATGAAGGGTTTGGTACACTAGATCCACAATCTTTAGACAATGCAATTGATAGTTTACTTGAATTGCAAAGGGGAGGACGATTAGTTGGTATAATCTCTCATGTTGAAGAGCTTAAAGAAAGAATTGATGCTAAACTTGAAGTTATATCTACTTCAAAAGGAAGTAAGGTAAAATTTAATATATTATAA
- a CDS encoding endonuclease/exonuclease/phosphatase family protein, protein MKIVSYNIHKGMNANNVFTLNKIIKYLKELDADIICLQEILYNQFAILKQSLKLDGVFAANINKPTLMYGIATLSKNEILDKKHMLLKSKGEQRGFLHTNIFSKIYSVDVINTHLGLDKDERKEQLNQIVDYTNRLRKAKVICGDFNEKNIFINRFNDSAIYTNNQSIATFEKSNARIDYILVDKSLGIYKYKVDKINLSDHYPIITEIKLN, encoded by the coding sequence TTGAAAATAGTAAGTTACAATATTCATAAGGGTATGAATGCTAATAATGTATTTACATTAAATAAAATTATAAAATATTTAAAAGAATTAGATGCAGATATAATATGCCTTCAAGAGATTCTTTACAATCAATTTGCAATTTTAAAACAAAGTCTAAAATTAGATGGAGTATTTGCAGCAAATATCAATAAGCCTACCTTAATGTATGGAATAGCTACACTTTCAAAAAATGAAATTTTAGATAAGAAACATATGCTTTTAAAAAGTAAGGGAGAACAAAGAGGTTTTTTACATACAAACATATTTTCTAAGATATATTCTGTAGATGTAATAAATACTCATTTAGGTCTTGATAAAGATGAAAGAAAAGAACAACTAAACCAAATAGTAGATTATACAAATAGATTACGAAAAGCTAAAGTAATCTGTGGAGATTTTAACGAAAAAAATATATTCATAAACAGATTTAATGATAGTGCTATATATACAAACAATCAAAGTATAGCAACATTTGAAAAGAGTAATGCAAGGATTGATTATATATTAGTAGACAAATCACTAGGAATATATAAATACAAAGTAGATAAAATAAATTTATCAGATCATTATCCAATTATAACAGAGATAAAATTAAATTAG
- a CDS encoding VanW family protein yields MGKNNIGVSQTSTLDESFYKSGKSNVKKYKIVGLMAIICVLGVSINYFNKKYIYTNVIAKNIFVEGIDVSNLTKEEAINYLNENVILGELQLNYNGETNVISPDEIDLKYNTSEVVEKAYNYTKTDSYFENVKRFFNLNKNSKNLEIKSLYNENKLSEKIQNISDSINVDMKNATVYISDSGNISTSSAKIGKELDIASTRESIYDAIKNKDYKSIDLKVNIKEPKISTEAAKSVNTLLAEFSTKFSTKDSNRVTNVVLSAKATSDVLLMPGEEFSYNNLTGKRTASNGYKDAPVIINGKLEQDVGGGVCQVSSTLFNSVLYSGLDVTSRRNHSLKSSYVSIGRDAMVSDGGSDFRFKNPYSHPVYIKNTVSNGVITSKIYGNISDKKNISIKVEPYTTEGLDAAKTYIEYKDSNGKVIKTQYISNSVYKN; encoded by the coding sequence ATGGGCAAAAATAACATAGGAGTAAGTCAGACTAGTACTTTAGATGAAAGCTTTTATAAAAGTGGAAAATCGAATGTTAAAAAGTATAAGATTGTAGGACTGATGGCTATTATTTGTGTATTAGGGGTTTCAATTAATTATTTTAATAAAAAGTATATATACACAAATGTAATAGCTAAAAACATATTTGTAGAAGGTATAGATGTATCGAACCTGACAAAAGAAGAAGCAATTAATTATTTAAATGAAAATGTAATTTTAGGTGAGTTACAACTTAATTATAATGGAGAAACAAATGTAATATCACCAGATGAAATTGACTTAAAGTATAATACTAGTGAAGTTGTAGAGAAAGCTTATAATTATACTAAAACGGACTCATATTTTGAAAATGTAAAAAGATTTTTCAACCTTAATAAAAATAGCAAGAATTTAGAAATAAAATCTTTATATAATGAAAATAAGTTAAGTGAAAAAATACAAAATATATCGGACTCAATAAATGTGGATATGAAAAATGCAACGGTCTATATATCTGATTCTGGAAATATTAGTACATCTAGTGCAAAAATAGGTAAAGAATTAGATATAGCATCAACTAGAGAATCTATTTATGATGCTATAAAAAATAAAGATTATAAATCTATAGATTTAAAAGTAAACATAAAAGAGCCAAAAATAAGTACAGAAGCGGCTAAAAGTGTAAATACATTACTAGCAGAATTTAGTACAAAATTTTCAACAAAGGATTCAAATAGAGTCACAAATGTAGTACTATCTGCAAAAGCAACAAGTGATGTATTACTAATGCCAGGAGAAGAATTTTCATATAATAATCTAACCGGTAAAAGAACTGCATCAAATGGATACAAAGATGCTCCTGTTATAATAAATGGAAAATTAGAACAAGATGTAGGTGGAGGAGTGTGTCAAGTATCTAGTACTTTATTTAATTCAGTATTATATTCTGGTCTTGATGTAACATCAAGAAGAAATCACTCATTAAAGTCAAGTTATGTATCAATAGGAAGAGATGCAATGGTTAGTGATGGTGGTAGTGATTTTAGATTTAAAAACCCATACTCTCATCCAGTATATATAAAAAATACAGTAAGTAACGGTGTAATAACTTCTAAAATATATGGAAATATATCTGATAAGAAAAATATAAGTATAAAAGTAGAGCCATATACAACAGAAGGATTAGATGCTGCAAAAACATACATAGAATATAAAGATTCAAATGGAAAAGTAATAAAAACTCAATACATATCCAATAGTGTATATAAAAACTAA
- a CDS encoding protein kinase domain-containing protein, whose amino-acid sequence MNFIGNRYSILNIEENIEFNKLYKARDLYENKTILLKVIDHNEHICEDFVANLIDESTIIRDINSPYILNMIDVGVDYREYGIWYYMVYDYEKGISLNNIIEGNYLHLEAIISIATQILKGLETAKEHGIYHGDLNPSNILVDKWYNIKILNFGVTKANEGVNIRAGNNIKYLSPHQLCIDYTDIESDFFALGLILFECIFKKLPFGESNDEKEMLKFIDKGINFNDLRAINGNEELIYIIRKLLNRTNKYSEFKEVILDLSSIMYEKADIKESLLIEDELDYKHEDKAKVMKNRNKLLLISAIIIIILSTLTTLII is encoded by the coding sequence TTGAACTTTATAGGAAATAGGTACTCTATTTTAAATATAGAAGAGAATATAGAGTTTAATAAACTTTATAAAGCAAGAGACTTATACGAAAATAAAACTATTTTATTAAAAGTAATAGATCATAATGAGCATATATGTGAAGATTTTGTAGCAAATCTAATTGATGAATCTACCATAATAAGAGATATAAATTCACCCTACATATTAAATATGATTGATGTAGGTGTTGATTATAGAGAATATGGTATATGGTATTATATGGTATATGACTATGAAAAGGGTATTAGTTTAAATAATATAATAGAGGGGAATTACCTTCACTTAGAAGCTATAATATCAATAGCAACTCAAATACTAAAAGGATTAGAAACGGCTAAAGAGCATGGAATATATCATGGGGACTTAAATCCAAGTAATATTTTAGTAGATAAATGGTACAATATAAAAATATTAAATTTTGGAGTTACTAAAGCCAATGAGGGTGTAAACATAAGAGCTGGGAACAATATAAAATATTTATCCCCACATCAATTATGTATTGACTATACAGATATAGAGAGTGACTTTTTTGCTTTAGGATTAATTTTATTTGAATGTATATTTAAAAAATTACCATTTGGCGAAAGTAATGATGAGAAAGAAATGTTAAAGTTTATAGATAAAGGTATAAATTTTAATGATTTAAGGGCTATAAATGGAAATGAAGAATTAATATATATAATAAGAAAGCTTTTAAATCGAACAAATAAGTATAGTGAATTTAAAGAAGTTATATTAGATTTAAGTTCTATAATGTATGAAAAAGCAGATATAAAAGAATCATTACTAATAGAAGATGAATTAGATTATAAACATGAAGATAAAGCTAAAGTTATGAAAAATAGAAATAAACTATTGTTAATATCCGCAATTATAATTATTATACTTTCAACACTAACGACATTAATAATATAG
- a CDS encoding NAD(+)/NADH kinase, which yields MKRVITINSNNLEKSLETKELLTKKLMENNFLVSSKLEENTELIISIGGDGSFLKTIQDFKFPSVPMVVINTGHLGFFAEFDPEEIDKFIDLYKNNDFIIQEVYPLKGSICTKDSSKDIYAVNEIVIKSVCSRTLHLDLRVNENKIQNFSGDGMLISTPIGSTAYNYSAGGSIIDPSLDTLQLTPLAPMNTIAYRSFTSSIVLSAKSTINIVPEYRFENSILVVVDGNEYRFNDITDINIVRADLKLKLLRRSDFEFWKRVSEKFL from the coding sequence ATGAAAAGAGTTATAACTATAAACTCAAATAACTTAGAAAAATCATTAGAGACAAAAGAATTACTAACTAAAAAGCTTATGGAGAATAATTTTTTAGTTAGTTCCAAATTAGAAGAAAATACAGAACTTATAATATCTATAGGTGGGGATGGATCTTTTTTAAAAACTATTCAAGATTTTAAATTTCCAAGTGTACCTATGGTAGTAATAAATACAGGTCATTTAGGATTTTTTGCAGAGTTTGATCCAGAGGAAATTGATAAATTTATAGATTTGTATAAAAACAATGATTTTATTATACAAGAAGTATACCCTTTAAAAGGTAGTATATGTACTAAAGACAGCAGTAAAGATATCTATGCAGTTAATGAAATAGTAATTAAAAGTGTTTGTTCAAGAACGCTTCATTTAGATTTAAGAGTTAACGAAAATAAAATTCAAAACTTTAGTGGAGATGGGATGCTTATATCAACGCCTATTGGTTCTACTGCATATAATTATTCAGCAGGTGGAAGCATCATAGATCCAAGCTTAGATACATTACAGCTTACACCACTTGCACCAATGAACACTATTGCATATAGATCATTTACGTCAAGTATAGTTTTATCTGCAAAATCAACGATAAATATAGTACCAGAATATAGATTTGAAAATTCTATATTAGTAGTTGTAGATGGAAATGAATATAGATTTAATGATATTACAGATATTAATATTGTAAGAGCTGATTTAAAATTAAAGCTTCTTAGACGTTCTGATTTTGAATTTTGGAAAAGAGTATCCGAGAAATTTTTATAG
- a CDS encoding response regulator transcription factor, whose product MINILMIEDDSTIAFGVKYALEQEGFNIDICKDLESARNNIKEKEYSIILLDVMLPDGNGYDFCKEIRENNETPIIFLTACDEEVNIVMGLDIGGDDYMTKPFRVRELISRIKAVLRRKGIYNESKKVLKFGDLSIHTLEARVFKNGEEVFLTSIEYKLLLILIQNNNTVLSRSKILEKLWDVTYDFVNDNTLTVYIKRLREKIEDNSADPKYILTVRGMGYKWNGSENNVSI is encoded by the coding sequence ATGATAAATATACTTATGATTGAAGATGATAGTACAATAGCCTTTGGAGTAAAATATGCACTAGAGCAAGAAGGCTTTAATATTGATATATGTAAAGATTTAGAAAGTGCTAGAAATAATATAAAAGAAAAGGAATATAGCATTATATTATTAGATGTTATGCTTCCAGATGGAAATGGATATGATTTTTGTAAAGAAATAAGGGAAAATAATGAAACACCTATAATATTTTTGACTGCTTGTGATGAAGAAGTAAATATTGTAATGGGTCTAGATATTGGAGGAGATGATTATATGACAAAACCTTTTCGAGTAAGGGAGCTTATATCTAGAATAAAGGCTGTACTTAGAAGAAAAGGTATTTATAATGAAAGTAAAAAAGTGCTTAAATTTGGAGATTTAAGTATACATACTTTAGAAGCAAGAGTATTTAAAAATGGAGAAGAAGTGTTTTTAACTTCTATTGAATATAAGTTATTATTAATTTTAATACAAAATAACAACACAGTATTAAGTAGGTCTAAAATATTAGAAAAGCTTTGGGATGTTACCTATGATTTTGTAAATGATAACACACTTACTGTTTATATAAAACGTCTTAGAGAAAAAATTGAAGACAACTCAGCTGATCCTAAATACATTCTTACTGTAAGAGGTATGGGATATAAGTGGAATGGAAGTGAAAATAATGTTTCTATCTAA
- a CDS encoding sensor histidine kinase — translation MEVKIMFLSNVEVKGFIRNYLILFTITIVFSIGISFVSINIIKNKVVENNQAIIGSIVAANPSFEKEIINVITQGKSTKNLNLGKDILNKYNYNKNISLNNEPIIKSSLPKIIRLNALFIVVIFLVIILMVMVYFKNFYNDIKDMTDYVYHSSEGRDFEMKKRNQEGQIGLLKTELLKMTNILKEKVDLLNKEKVFLNDTISDISHQLKTPMTSLIILNDLMYGDISKETKHEFLNKIKSQLTRMEWLIKSILKLSKIEAKVIDFNKEKVNVKELITRAIQPSIIPIELKNINISISGEEDITYIGDINWSTEALVNVIKNCVEHTPTGGNLDIKYEQNPLYLEIIIKDDGEGIDKKDLPHIFKRFYKGKSNSKEDSVGIGLAMAKSIIESQNGDIYVKSEKNKGTEFHIVIHKTYSD, via the coding sequence ATGGAAGTGAAAATAATGTTTCTATCTAATGTTGAGGTAAAAGGATTTATAAGAAATTATTTAATATTGTTTACAATTACGATAGTTTTTTCTATAGGAATTAGTTTTGTAAGTATAAATATAATTAAAAATAAAGTAGTAGAAAATAATCAAGCCATAATTGGTAGTATAGTTGCGGCTAATCCTAGCTTTGAAAAGGAAATAATTAATGTAATAACCCAAGGAAAATCAACGAAAAACTTAAATTTAGGAAAAGATATTTTAAATAAGTATAACTATAATAAAAATATTAGTTTAAATAATGAACCTATTATTAAATCAAGTTTACCAAAAATAATTAGATTAAATGCTTTATTTATAGTAGTTATTTTTCTTGTAATTATATTAATGGTTATGGTTTATTTTAAAAATTTCTACAATGATATTAAGGATATGACTGATTATGTATATCATAGCTCAGAAGGAAGAGATTTTGAAATGAAAAAAAGAAACCAAGAAGGACAAATTGGTTTACTTAAAACTGAATTACTAAAAATGACTAATATATTAAAGGAAAAAGTGGACCTTTTAAATAAAGAAAAAGTATTTTTAAATGATACTATTTCAGATATATCACATCAGCTAAAAACTCCTATGACTTCTCTTATAATTTTAAATGATTTAATGTATGGAGATATTTCAAAAGAAACTAAGCATGAATTTTTAAATAAGATAAAGTCACAGTTAACTAGGATGGAATGGCTTATAAAGAGTATATTAAAGCTTTCAAAAATAGAAGCTAAGGTTATTGATTTTAATAAAGAAAAAGTAAATGTAAAAGAATTAATAACTAGAGCGATACAACCAAGTATTATTCCAATAGAACTTAAAAATATTAATATTAGTATAAGCGGAGAAGAAGATATTACATATATTGGAGATATAAATTGGTCAACAGAGGCTTTAGTAAATGTAATTAAAAACTGTGTAGAACATACACCAACAGGTGGGAATTTAGACATTAAATATGAGCAAAACCCACTTTACTTAGAAATTATAATAAAAGATGATGGAGAAGGAATTGATAAAAAAGATTTACCACATATATTCAAAAGGTTTTATAAAGGCAAAAGTAATTCTAAAGAAGATAGTGTTGGAATTGGACTAGCAATGGCAAAGTCTATAATAGAGAGTCAAAATGGTGATATTTATGTAAAAAGTGAAAAAAATAAAGGTACAGAGTTTCATATAGTCATCCATAAAACTTATAGTGACTAA
- a CDS encoding ABC transporter ATP-binding protein, whose translation MEILKVENLTKSYGKGEAKVDALKNINLSINKGEFVAIVGPSGSGKSTLLHLLGGVDKPTSGKVYINDVDIYNLKEKDLSIFRRRNVGLIYQFYNLIPVLSVKENILLPAELDNRKIDKDYLDDLLKTLGLKERANHLPNELSGGQQQRTSIGRALINRPSIVLADEPTGNLDSKNSKEVLELLKLSVRKYNQTLIMITHDTSIALQADRVITIEDGTIKQDEVI comes from the coding sequence ATGGAAATTTTAAAAGTAGAAAACTTAACTAAAAGTTACGGCAAAGGTGAAGCTAAAGTTGATGCTTTAAAAAATATAAATTTATCAATAAATAAAGGTGAATTTGTAGCAATTGTAGGTCCAAGTGGTAGTGGTAAAAGTACTTTATTACACTTACTAGGAGGAGTAGACAAGCCAACTAGCGGTAAGGTTTATATAAATGATGTAGATATATATAATTTAAAAGAAAAAGATTTATCTATATTTAGAAGAAGAAACGTAGGACTTATATATCAGTTTTATAACTTAATACCAGTCCTTAGTGTAAAAGAAAATATACTATTACCGGCAGAACTTGACAATAGAAAAATAGATAAAGATTACTTAGATGATTTATTAAAAACATTAGGATTAAAAGAAAGAGCAAATCATCTTCCTAATGAATTAAGTGGAGGGCAGCAACAAAGAACTTCTATAGGACGAGCTTTAATAAATAGACCATCTATAGTTTTAGCAGATGAGCCAACTGGAAACTTAGATAGCAAAAATTCTAAAGAAGTATTAGAATTATTAAAATTATCTGTTAGAAAATATAATCAGACATTAATAATGATAACTCACGATACAAGTATTGCACTTCAAGCAGATAGAGTTATAACTATAGAAGATGGTACTATAAAGCAAGATGAGGTGATATAA